CCGGGAAAACCATCGAAGTTCGCATTAAAGACAAGGAAGTGAAAGTGCGCGATTACGGTCGCGGCATTCCGCTTGGGAAAGTGATCGACGTGGTTTCAAAAATGAATACGGGCGGAAAGTACGACAGCCGCGCGTTTAAAAAATCTGTCGGTTTAAATGGGGTCGGTACCAAAGCGGTAAATGCTCTTTCTGCATTTTTTAAGGTGGAATCGGTTCGCGATAACCAAATGAAGGCGGCGGAATTCTCTTTGGGTGAATTAACCAACGACGTTGAAGTTGAAGAAACCAGCAAACGAAAGGGGACGAAAGTAATTTTTATTCCCGACGAAAGTATTTTTAAAAACTTTAAATACCGTACGGAATACGTACAAAAAATGCTGAAAAACTACGTTTATCTCAACCCGGGATTGACGATAGATTTTAATGGCGAAAAGTTTTATTCCGAAAATGGATTGAAAGATCTTTTAATGGAAACCATCAGCGACGAAGATATGGCATACCCCATAATTCATCTACGCGGCGATGATATTGAAGTTGCCATAACGCATAGCAAAACCCAATACAGCGAAGAATATCACAGTTTTGTCAACGGACAAAATACAACCCAAGGCGGAACACATTTAGCAGCTTTTCGCGAAGCGTTGGTTAAAACCGTTCGCGAATTCTACAATAAAAATTACGACGCCAGCGATGTGCGAAAAAGTATCGTTTCGGCAATTAGTATAAAAGTGATGGAGCCCGTTTTTGAAAGCCAAACGAAAACAAAGCTTGGCTCCACCGATATGGGCGGCGATCTGCCAACGGTGCGCACGTTTATAAACGATTTTGTAAAAACAAATCTCGATAACTTCCTTCATAAAAATCCTGAATCAGCAGACGCCATTCAGCGTAAAATTGTGCAGGCCGAACGTGAGCGTAAAGAGTTAAGCGGTATTCGAAAACTGGCAAAAGATCGAGCTAAAAAGGCAAATCTTCACAATAAAAAACTACGTGATTGCCGCGTGCATTTGGGCGACGTGAAAAACGAACGCAATCTTGAATCTACACTGTTTATCACCGAGGGAGATTCGGCAAGTGGTAGTATTACCAAAAGTCGCGATGTAAATACACAGGCGGTGTTTTCACTTCGTGGAAAACCGTTGAACACCTACGGGATGACCAAAAAAATTGTGTACGAAAACGAAGAGTTTAACTTGTTACAAGCGGCTTTAAATATTGAAGATTCCATGGAAGATTTGCGATATAACAATATTGTAATCGCTACCGATGCCGATGTGGATGGGATGCATATTAGATTGTTGCTCATTACATTTTTTCTTCAGTTTTTCCCCGAACTAATTAAAGAAGGGCATTTGTATATTTTGCAAACGCCACTGTTTCGCGTTCGGAACAAAAAGGAAACCATTTATTGTTATTCCGAAGAAGAAAGAATAGCCGCAATAGAAAAACTAAAGCCAAAACCCGAAATAACCCGTTTTAAAGGTTTGGGTGAAATTTCACCAGACGAGTTTGTGCATTTTATTGGCAACGATATCCGGTTAGATCCCGTGATGCTCGATAAATCTATGAGTATTGAAGAATTACTTTCTTTCTATATGGGAAAAAACACCCCCGATAGACAAGAGTTTATTATTGATAATTTGAAGGTTGAACTTGATAGAGTGGAAGAATAAAAAATATTAGGCATGGAAAAAATTTATGTAGTGTTTTTCTTATTGTTAATTATGAGTGCGTGTGATACAAATGATGATTGTGCGGCGACAGACCCACCTCCGCAATCAATACATATTTCTATTCTCGACACCGAAGGAAATTCGCTGATTGGTGAAAATAATATATATAAACCTACGGAAATTACACTTGATAG
This region of Aequorivita marisscotiae genomic DNA includes:
- a CDS encoding DNA topoisomerase IV subunit B, which gives rise to MSETQYTEDNIRSLDWKEHIRMRPGMYIGKLGDGSSPDDGIYILLKEVIDNCIDEFVMGAGKTIEVRIKDKEVKVRDYGRGIPLGKVIDVVSKMNTGGKYDSRAFKKSVGLNGVGTKAVNALSAFFKVESVRDNQMKAAEFSLGELTNDVEVEETSKRKGTKVIFIPDESIFKNFKYRTEYVQKMLKNYVYLNPGLTIDFNGEKFYSENGLKDLLMETISDEDMAYPIIHLRGDDIEVAITHSKTQYSEEYHSFVNGQNTTQGGTHLAAFREALVKTVREFYNKNYDASDVRKSIVSAISIKVMEPVFESQTKTKLGSTDMGGDLPTVRTFINDFVKTNLDNFLHKNPESADAIQRKIVQAERERKELSGIRKLAKDRAKKANLHNKKLRDCRVHLGDVKNERNLESTLFITEGDSASGSITKSRDVNTQAVFSLRGKPLNTYGMTKKIVYENEEFNLLQAALNIEDSMEDLRYNNIVIATDADVDGMHIRLLLITFFLQFFPELIKEGHLYILQTPLFRVRNKKETIYCYSEEERIAAIEKLKPKPEITRFKGLGEISPDEFVHFIGNDIRLDPVMLDKSMSIEELLSFYMGKNTPDRQEFIIDNLKVELDRVEE